The genomic DNA GATGTTATTGAATCTGCATCGGATTCTCTCAGATCCATGTCCGTGGATCAGATGTCTTCGTCTTTTGACAGGGTACTGCAGTACTTGCGCGATAACGTCGGCGCCATACTTCCAAGGATAGCTTCTACAACAGGAAAGCCAGTAAAATATCTGAAATTGGAAATAGAACGTTCGATCTCCGCTGCGAGAAGGATGTCGATAATTGCAGATCCAGCATTCTATGCACTGCCGTCATGTTCCGTGATCTATCCAGATTATCAGGATCCAATCGCTTCTCTCATCATACCAGCCCTCTTCTTTCTTTCAAACCGTATACCTGTGGCGGTCATTCCTGATAGGTATGCGTTCATTGTTCCATATCTAGTTTACAAAGCTTTTTCTGGTTCTGGCCTGCCGAATGGTTCTTTCAGCATATCCGATGGTGATCCTTCTGGTGACCTTCCGCGGGGCTGTCCTGTGGTCTGCTACTCTACGGACAGGAAGCCAGAGATGCGGGATAATTCAGGCAGTATCTACCTTGATCAAGGCGGCCAGGCCCTGGCCATAGTGTGGAAGGACGCGGATGTGGACTTTGCCGCTCAGGATCTTGTAAACTCTATGATCGAAAGACACAGCGTATTTCTGAGAAAGATCATAGTGCATGAGGACATCTTCGAGTACTTCCTAAACAGGATGAAGGAACTTCTCTCGTCTATAAAGGCGGGAGACCCCAGTGACGTGTGCACGCAGCTTGGCCCATGTGCCTCGGATCTGGATCTAGTAAGATCGCTCAACATCATGGCGGAAGCAAGGAGATCAAGATCGCTGATGTTCTCAAAAGGCCCGGAGGGCAATATCATAACACCTTCGCTGATAAACGGCGATATTATCGATTTCGATGACATGATATACACCCCGGTTTACATCGTGCAAAGCGCCAATTCTATGGAGTATGCTCTTGCAGCTGCAGGGAAGATGGATCCAGTCAGTCTCGCACTTTACAGCTCAGATTCAATGCTGTTTCGCATGCTGATTCACAGAACAACATCAAGGTACATAGGTTTGAACCGGTACCCTGATATTTCATATATCCCAAACGTTGCCTTCGCGAAACGCGATATATTCCTCTGATTTTTTGCCTTTCCGCATAGCATATCTATCTTTGCATGGCAAAAAAAAAGCATCATATACATATATTAAGGATAATTAAATCTCAGCCTGAATATTAATCTATCATACCTAATTTTCGTCTGAAATCGCACAGGTTTTCGGGCTGTCATCATGGATCTTATGAGATCGTTTTCATTAACGATCCAGATCTCGACAGTTCTTGTTCATCTGAGTCTGCCTGACATGTATATGCCGACGCTCATAATGGCGAATCCGATCAGCATCGTTCTGGAAATGCCCTCGTGCAGAATGATCAGGGACAGCACGACGCTTATCGCCGGCACTATGAAAAAGTAGGCGGATATGGCACTCACCCTGTATTTTCTGTAGAGCGTAAGGAAGATGAAGTAAGCCACCGCGGTGCCGAGGGAGCCCATATATAGCATGATAAGGTTGAACTGAGGGTTCATCAGGTTTCTGTTTATTCCTCCGGTGATCAGTGCTATTACCAGAACGACCGGCATCGCGTACAGCAGCTGAAGCGTGTTCAGGCCGGCGGAATCGTATCCAGTCAGGAATTTCCTGTAGAAGACCGTTCCAAGAGCCCAGCTCAGAGCCGCGAGTATGAGCATGATGAGATCCAGATAGTCGGATACATCAACCGATCTGAAGAATATTATCACCAGGCCAGCAAAGCCAAGTGCAATCCCAGTGGCTTTGCCCATTCCAAACCTGTCGTTAAGCAGGAAATAGGAAGCCGCAAGGGACATTATTGGATAGGAATATATTATTATAGAAGTGAGGGACGCGCTCACACCAGTTTCGCCGAAGAACCAGAGCGAAAAGAATGCGGTTATGTTAAGGTTGGCAAGCACGAAAACCTTAAGGTGCTCTGCGAGCTTCTTGGGAAACTTTATCTGCCTGAAGAAAAGTGCAGATGAGAATGCCAGTGCGTATAGAACCCGCATGATCAGGATGGATGAGGAAACGTCGTAGCTGTAGGCATATTTCACCATTATGTAGTTGAGGCCCCAGAAAAACGCCATTAAGAAAAACAGCGCAGGCTCTCCGTATTTCTGCATCCCGTGGTGATTTCCAGGTCGATTATATTACTTTTGAATTCCATGGATAAAGATAATCCATTTATCCTCGAAATGGATGATCCGAAAGTAGAAGATGTCGCAGCTGGATCGAACAAGTCTTATCCAGTACTTCAACAACAATGGTGTACTAATATCTCCGGAGGCGCTGGATAAGATCATAAAATACTCATCGAGTTCCCTCATAGAAGAGCTTATAAAAAATTCTGATGGTTATATTGATGAAAAGTACGTGGATCGTTATGTTTCCAGGCCCAAGATTAAGAACGATTATGAGGTATACATACCTGATGTCCGTTTCAATGCTTCAATAGAGGATTTCAGGAAGATGTTCGTGAGCAAGTACGAGAAGTTGAGCAAGATCATAACTTCAAGCTCATCAATGCGCGGTTCTGTTAGCATAAAGACCGCGAAGAGATCCCAGGGTGAAGTGAAGGTCGTCGGCATGGTATCCGAGGTCTCGATGACCAAGAACGGGCACAAGCGCATAGTGATCGAGGACCTTGACGATTCGATCACGGCCATCGTGATGAAGGACAGGGGGCCGGTTAACGAGATAATCTTGGAGGACGAGGTGATCGGAATAATCGGCAGTGTGAGTCAGTCTTCAAAGGATCCTGTGATATTCGTCAATGAGATCATCCGGCCTGATATACCGTATAGAATAATCGATGAGGAAAAGCATGACCCGGTGTACGTAGCATCTATATCCGACATACACGTGGGGAGCAAGACATTCAGGAAGAGTCAATTTGAGGATATGGTCAGGTGGCTCTCTGGATCAGATGATGATGCTTCAAAGG from Thermoplasma sp. Kam2015 includes the following:
- a CDS encoding aldehyde dehydrogenase family protein, which translates into the protein MIIRNRFTDEIEDAYLESCIPQMKPDVIESASDSLRSMSVDQMSSSFDRVLQYLRDNVGAILPRIASTTGKPVKYLKLEIERSISAARRMSIIADPAFYALPSCSVIYPDYQDPIASLIIPALFFLSNRIPVAVIPDRYAFIVPYLVYKAFSGSGLPNGSFSISDGDPSGDLPRGCPVVCYSTDRKPEMRDNSGSIYLDQGGQALAIVWKDADVDFAAQDLVNSMIERHSVFLRKIIVHEDIFEYFLNRMKELLSSIKAGDPSDVCTQLGPCASDLDLVRSLNIMAEARRSRSLMFSKGPEGNIITPSLINGDIIDFDDMIYTPVYIVQSANSMEYALAAAGKMDPVSLALYSSDSMLFRMLIHRTTSRYIGLNRYPDISYIPNVAFAKRDIFL
- a CDS encoding DMT family transporter — translated: MQKYGEPALFFLMAFFWGLNYIMVKYAYSYDVSSSILIMRVLYALAFSSALFFRQIKFPKKLAEHLKVFVLANLNITAFFSLWFFGETGVSASLTSIIIYSYPIMSLAASYFLLNDRFGMGKATGIALGFAGLVIIFFRSVDVSDYLDLIMLILAALSWALGTVFYRKFLTGYDSAGLNTLQLLYAMPVVLVIALITGGINRNLMNPQFNLIMLYMGSLGTAVAYFIFLTLYRKYRVSAISAYFFIVPAISVVLSLIILHEGISRTMLIGFAIMSVGIYMSGRLR
- a CDS encoding DNA-directed DNA polymerase II small subunit produces the protein MSQLDRTSLIQYFNNNGVLISPEALDKIIKYSSSSLIEELIKNSDGYIDEKYVDRYVSRPKIKNDYEVYIPDVRFNASIEDFRKMFVSKYEKLSKIITSSSSMRGSVSIKTAKRSQGEVKVVGMVSEVSMTKNGHKRIVIEDLDDSITAIVMKDRGPVNEIILEDEVIGIIGSVSQSSKDPVIFVNEIIRPDIPYRIIDEEKHDPVYVASISDIHVGSKTFRKSQFEDMVRWLSGSDDDASKVKYLILSGDVVDGIGVYPDQENDLEILNPLEQYGRLAEYLVDIPEDIKVFIMPGNHDTVRLSEPQPVFPPKIRDLFEPNVAFLPNPYNLKLEGKNVLVYHGMSLNDMIELIPGANYDSIGKAIEAILVRRHLSPKYGGNTPMIPSAVDYHVIEEVPDIFITGHIHSHYIGNYKGVRYVNSSTWQSQTEYQKMMNFNPKPSKLTLFDLYSRSVIIKDFDNGS